One segment of Desulfuromonas acetoxidans DSM 684 DNA contains the following:
- a CDS encoding PqiC family protein — protein MRRASFYLTIVTTLGLLLVAGCSSPTTPKTHYYLIAPDYQASAVLSPPATISVECAPFLSQGGLVVEHGDQTIATAHYHRWAEPLPGMISRYLQRRLQSGLRTETTPPTMTLLIDQFHRLNNGTVIYSGQWWTQGSAPQTFRYEEHPISANYDTTVASLHHLLDKQAMTLVKTLAPDTLAKTETP, from the coding sequence ATGAGACGTGCATCCTTTTATTTAACGATTGTCACTACTCTGGGCCTGTTACTCGTTGCCGGTTGCAGCTCACCGACAACACCTAAAACCCACTACTACCTCATTGCACCGGACTATCAGGCATCAGCCGTTCTCTCGCCACCTGCCACAATAAGTGTCGAATGCGCGCCATTTTTAAGTCAGGGAGGACTGGTGGTTGAACACGGAGATCAAACCATTGCCACTGCGCACTACCACCGTTGGGCCGAACCGCTGCCTGGCATGATCTCCCGCTATCTGCAGCGCCGACTGCAAAGCGGTCTGCGCACTGAAACTACCCCGCCCACCATGACCCTGCTGATTGATCAGTTTCATCGCCTCAATAACGGAACCGTGATCTATAGCGGGCAATGGTGGACGCAAGGAAGCGCTCCTCAGACCTTCCGTTATGAGGAACATCCGATATCCGCAAATTATGACACCACCGTCGCCAGTCTGCACCACCTGCTCGATAAGCAGGCGATGACTCTGGTCAAGACACTGGCTCCCGACACACTGGCTAAAACGGAGACGCCATGA
- a CDS encoding Pycsar system effector family protein, translating to MNEETPPLLPRLLTTNALRANLSKHMQLNQMADSKASMILTVSSLVITITLTQYDRLHLSTVLILAGAGLLAILFSILAIIPPLHASGETNLFYFRSFSELSEEEFSTRFKQIIADKNALYDAYLHEIYYLGKHRLTRKYGLIRDGLWCLLGGLIGATLSAVIHRLPM from the coding sequence ATGAACGAAGAAACACCGCCATTGCTGCCACGGCTGCTAACCACGAATGCGCTGCGCGCCAACCTTAGCAAACACATGCAGCTCAACCAGATGGCCGACTCCAAGGCATCGATGATCCTTACCGTTTCATCGCTGGTTATCACCATTACCCTGACCCAGTACGACCGGCTGCATCTGTCAACGGTGTTGATCCTTGCCGGAGCCGGCTTACTGGCCATTCTTTTTTCTATTCTGGCCATCATTCCGCCGCTACATGCCAGCGGAGAGACCAACCTGTTTTACTTTCGCTCGTTTTCTGAACTCAGCGAAGAGGAGTTCAGTACCCGTTTCAAACAGATCATTGCCGACAAAAACGCTCTGTACGATGCCTACCTGCATGAAATCTATTACCTCGGCAAACATCGTCTAACCCGTAAATATGGTCTGATTCGCGATGGTTTGTGGTGCCTGTTGGGGGGACTCATCGGTGCGACACTCAGTGCCGTGATCCATCGCTTACCCATGTGA
- a CDS encoding HDOD domain-containing protein: MGDSISNHIRKVREISAPPEQFAQLLQMIGDDHSDLTDLVALLELHPFITARLLQCANSAYFRQAGEIDNVRDAVIRVLGLSLTRSLTLAFLVSDSFNLNKVSNFDGHRHWFIALVTATMAREMAPRLKNPLDQAPALYSAGMLHNIGVAALAHCFPEQMNQALMTDTVSLSEKTRRLFHLDHYQAGALLIRSWNLPKTIVEPILHLRNPNIHGPSGSAVQLIRLCSTLANLLYKKEFHSLRNYSVHPSFMSRISFEESIFFIEGQCRTLDEISQMMSR; the protein is encoded by the coding sequence ATGGGGGATTCAATCAGCAACCATATCCGCAAAGTGCGCGAGATCTCTGCACCACCAGAGCAGTTCGCCCAACTATTGCAGATGATCGGTGACGACCACAGCGATCTCACAGATCTGGTTGCCTTGCTGGAACTCCATCCATTCATTACCGCCCGCCTGCTGCAGTGCGCCAACTCGGCCTATTTTCGTCAAGCCGGCGAAATCGATAACGTCCGAGATGCGGTTATCCGGGTTCTCGGTTTATCACTGACCCGCAGCCTGACTCTGGCATTTCTGGTTTCCGACAGTTTCAACCTCAACAAGGTCAGCAACTTTGACGGCCACCGCCATTGGTTTATCGCCCTGGTCACCGCAACCATGGCCCGCGAAATGGCTCCGAGGCTCAAAAATCCGCTCGACCAGGCCCCGGCACTGTACAGTGCAGGCATGCTGCACAATATCGGCGTTGCCGCTCTGGCCCATTGTTTTCCGGAACAAATGAACCAGGCTCTGATGACAGACACCGTCAGCCTGTCGGAGAAAACCCGCCGTCTATTTCACCTCGACCACTATCAGGCCGGGGCGTTGCTGATCCGAAGTTGGAACCTGCCCAAAACCATTGTCGAGCCGATCCTCCACCTGCGCAACCCCAACATTCATGGCCCCTCCGGATCAGCCGTCCAATTGATTCGCCTGTGCAGCACTCTGGCCAATCTGCTCTACAAAAAAGAGTTCCACTCCCTGAGGAATTACTCAGTCCACCCGTCGTTTATGTCGCGTATCTCTTTTGAAGAAAGTATCTTTTTCATTGAAGGACAGTGTCGCACCCTCGACGAGATCAGTCAGATGATGTCGCGCTGA